A genomic segment from Polyangium mundeleinium encodes:
- a CDS encoding DEAD/DEAH box helicase family protein has protein sequence MSDGLRLAFQGGTVRLDGLAQDDATSLPPACAWDARENTFRLPASSYADIVLWLRAKKLAFTDEARTYDTLDVEPAARHEPFPYQREALDAWAAHRFRGVVVLPTGAGKTYVATMAIAGRKRSTLVVVPTLDLLNQWYDILAAAFGRAIGVIGGGYHEVEPITVTTYDSAHLHMDRLGGRFGLVVFDECHHLPSPSYQLAARMSIAPFRLGLTATPERTDGRAYDELIGPIVYRKDITELSGEYLASYETERISVPLSPEEREAYDAARGEYVTFLREEGIRMSAPDGWSRFLYLSSRSDAGRRAFLAYRRQRALALAAPGKINVLARLLHNHRQDRTIVFTEDNATVHQISRRFLLPAITHQTRVKERSAILAAFNAGDLTAVVTSKVLNEGVNVPEANVAIVLSGNGSVREHVQRLGRILRKGQDKRALLYELVAENTAEQYTSDKRREHVAYK, from the coding sequence ATGAGCGATGGCCTCCGCCTCGCGTTTCAGGGCGGCACCGTGCGCCTCGACGGCCTCGCGCAGGACGACGCGACGAGCCTGCCGCCCGCCTGCGCCTGGGACGCGCGCGAGAACACCTTCCGCCTCCCCGCGTCTTCGTACGCGGACATCGTCCTCTGGCTGCGCGCCAAGAAGCTCGCGTTCACCGACGAAGCGCGCACCTACGACACGCTCGACGTCGAGCCCGCCGCGCGCCACGAGCCCTTCCCGTACCAGCGCGAGGCGCTCGACGCGTGGGCCGCGCATCGCTTCCGCGGCGTCGTCGTCCTGCCGACGGGCGCGGGAAAAACCTACGTCGCGACCATGGCGATCGCCGGCCGCAAGCGCTCCACGCTCGTCGTCGTACCCACGCTCGACCTCTTGAACCAGTGGTACGACATCCTCGCCGCCGCGTTCGGCCGCGCCATCGGCGTCATCGGCGGCGGCTACCACGAAGTCGAGCCGATCACCGTCACCACCTACGACTCCGCGCACCTGCACATGGATCGGCTCGGCGGGCGCTTCGGCCTCGTCGTCTTCGACGAGTGCCATCACCTCCCGAGCCCCTCCTACCAGCTCGCCGCGCGCATGAGCATCGCGCCCTTCCGCCTCGGCCTCACGGCCACGCCCGAGCGCACCGACGGCCGCGCCTACGACGAGCTCATCGGCCCCATCGTCTATCGCAAGGACATCACCGAGCTCTCCGGCGAGTACCTCGCTTCGTACGAGACCGAACGAATCAGCGTCCCGCTCTCGCCCGAGGAGCGCGAGGCCTACGACGCCGCCCGCGGCGAGTACGTCACCTTCCTCCGCGAAGAGGGCATCCGCATGTCGGCCCCCGACGGCTGGAGCCGCTTCCTCTACCTCTCCTCGCGCAGCGACGCGGGCCGCCGCGCCTTCCTCGCCTACCGCAGGCAACGCGCGCTCGCGCTCGCCGCGCCGGGCAAGATCAACGTCCTCGCCCGCTTGCTCCACAACCACCGGCAGGACCGCACGATCGTCTTCACCGAGGACAACGCGACCGTCCACCAGATCTCGCGCCGCTTCCTCCTGCCCGCGATCACCCACCAGACCCGCGTCAAGGAGCGCAGCGCCATCCTCGCCGCCTTCAACGCCGGCGACCTCACGGCCGTCGTCACCTCGAAGGTCCTGAACGAAGGTGTCAACGTCCCCGAGGCCAACGTCGCCATCGTTTTGAGCGGCAACGGTTCGGTCCGCGAGCACGTCCAGCGCCTCGGCCGCATCCTGCGCAAGGGACAGGACAAACGCGCGCTGCTCTACGAGCTCGTCGCCGAGAACACCGCCGAGCAGTACACGAGCGACAAGCGGAGGGAGCACGTTGCTTACAAGTGA